The window CATTAAATTTTGAAATATCAGCACTAGCGTCTGCATTACAATATGGACAAAGTGTTTTTGAAGGTTTAAAGGCATACCGTGCAAAAGATGGTAGAACTTTAATGTTTAGAGTGGATAAAAATTATGAAAGATTATTAAGAAGTTCAGCACGTTTACTAATTCCTGAAATTCCAAAGGAATTATTTTATGAAGGTATTTTAGAAACAGTCAAAGCAAATCGTGAATTAGTTCCAAGTTATGAATCAAAAGGCGCATTATATGTACGTCCGAGTATTATAGGTACAGAAAGTGTCTTAGGGATTAGAAGTGCAAATGAATTTTTATTTTTTGTTGTAGCAAGTCCTGTTGGAAATTATTTTAATGATGGGTTTAAACCAATCAAATTATACGCAACAGATTTTGACCGTGCAGCACCAAATGGATTAGGAAGTTATAAAGCAGGAGCAAACTATGCAGGTAGCTTATATGCTAAAAAAGAAGCAGTAGAAATGGGATATGATGATTGTTTATATTTAGATCCTAAAACACATACAAAATTAGATGAGTGTGGGGCAAGTAATGTGATTGTGATTACACATGACAACAAATTTATGACACCACAGTCTGATTCAATCTTGCCTTCCATTACAAATAACTCTTTACAAATTTTAGCTAAAGATTATTTAAAGATGGAAATAATTAGAAAAGAAATACATTTAGATGAATTAGATGGACTAAAAGAATTCGGTGCAGTTGGTACAGCTGCAGTCATTTCACCAGTGGGCTTAATTCATCACCATGGCCGAGATATCCGTTTTAAAAGCCATGATATACTAGAAAAATTATATGGTTTACTGACAGGAATACAATTTGGTGATATAAATGAGAATTATGGGTGGGTAATTGAGGTGTAATTTTTGATATAATATACATTAGGAGCGAAGCAACTGATGAGAAATATATCAAATTTACCCAATCATATCGCAATCATTTTAGATGGTAATGGTCGTTGGGCCAAGAAACGTGGACTTCCAAGACAATTAGGGCATTATCAAGGTGCACTTAATTTAGTCACAATCGCAAACTATGCAAATGAAAGAGGCATTAAACAGTTGACTGTTTATGCTTTTTCTACTGAAAATTGGAAGCGTCCTAAAGAAGAAGTAGATTATCTAATGACTAAACCCGTTGAGATGATTGAAAAGAATATCGAGAAATTTAAATCAAGTACAATTAAAATTCAAGTTAAAGGAAGACGTGATAGAATTCCTGAAGCATTATTAAATAGTATTGTTAATTTAGAAAATATCACAAAGGACCATACAGGTTTAGTTTTAAACGTATGTTTAGATTATGGTGCTTACGATGAACTTATAACTGCAATGAGGCTTGCTAAAGAAATTAGCATAGAAGAAATTGAAAAGAACCTTATGGTAAAAGATGCTGTTGATCTATTAATTAGAACAAGTGGTGAAATGCGCGTATCAAATTTCTTGTTATGGCAAATTGCTTATGCAGAGTTTTATTTCACAAAGAAACACTGGCCAGCTTTCTCAAAGAAAGAATTAGAAAAGGCTTTAAAATCATATAGTAAACGTCAAAGACGTTTCGGGGGATTAAACAAATGAAACAAAGAATTATAACCGGAATTATACTTGCATTACTGCTAGTACCCATCGTTTCTATTAATCACCCAGTTGTGTTTATCATTTTCCAAATTGTTTTAATTGCTGCAGTGATTATTGCATCATATGAAATGCTTCATATGTATGAAAAAGAAAAAAAGATTAATATATGGGTTAAGATTGTGATTGTTTTAACAACAATCGTAACTTACTTTAATGTTGGTGGATTAGTTAATCAAATAAACTTTTATAAAGAACCTTCATTCCACTTAATTACATTCACACTACAACCTGTTGTTATTACATCCTTTATTACAGTCATCATGTTAGCTTTATTAGTTTTTGTAGATGATTTTAGTGGGGCAGACATTGGTAAAGCATTTACGATTGTAAATTATGTTGGATTAGGTTTTGCAAGCATTACGATGCTTAGATATATGGGTGTTAGATTTATTATTTATATCGCACTGATTGCCTCAATGACAGACATCTTTGCATATTTTGTAGGCGTGAAATTTGGAAAACATAAAATGGCACCGAATATATCACCTAAAAAGAGTTGGGAAGGTGCAATTGGTGGAACGATTATGGGAACATTAATTGCAAGTTCATTTGCGTTATTCTATGGAAATATTTTTACACCAGATGGTTTCTTAGGTGAATTGTTAAATCCGGATAGATACATGACAATTTTTGATAACTTTACCACTTTAGGGAATGAACCTCTTCATATACAGGCAATGATTATTATTCCAATTACTTTACTAGGAACGATTGCAGGACAAATTGGTGATTTAGTTGCAAGTAAATTCAAAAGAACTTATCAAATTAAAGATTTCGGTAAGATTATGCCAGGACATGGTGGAGTATTAGACAGATTTGATTCAATATTATTTATTGGGTTATTATTCTTAGGTATCTTCATAGCAATTACTGTAGCATATCCGATTATATAAGGAGCCCATAAATGCAAATTTTAGATACAGTATTTAATATCATTATCTTTCTATTATCATTAACTTTAATCGTGTCATTACATGAATTAGGACACTTTTTACTTGCTAAAAAAGCAGGTATATTAATTCATGAGTATTCAATAGGTATGGGACCTGCCATTTATCGTAAGAAAAAAGGCGAAACATACTATGCAGTTAGAGTATTACCACTTGGTGGATATGTAGCCATGAGTGGTGAAGATAGAGAAAATCAATTACTTAAAAAAGATCAAGTGGTTGGTTTAGTCTTAAATGAAAATCAAGTTGTTACAGAAATTTTATTAGATCAATCAACAAAAAAACCAAGTGTTGTCGGTAAAGTTGTTTCATTCGATTTATTCGGTAGAGACATGGCGCCTTTATTTATAGAATTAGAAGTTAGTGGCGCATTAACAAGATATGAAGTTGATCGTAAAGCAAGATATTTATATGGTGTGAAAAATGAATTACAAATTACACCAGCAGAATCATCATTTGAAACCAAAACTTTATGGCAAAGATTCTTAGTTTTATTCTGTGGACCATTAATGAATTTTATCTTAGCGTTAGTTTTAGTCTTTATCGTCGCTTTAGTGCAAGGTAAACCATCAAATAGTAATGTGGTGAATAACTCAAGTAATCCTGCGTTATTAAAAGGTGATGTGATTACTAAAATAGGTGATATTGAAGTATCAAACTTAACTGAGGTAAGTAACGCATTATCAAATATTAATTCTCATAAAGTATCAATGGTTGTGTTACGTAATGGTGAATTACAAACAATTGAAGTTTATTTAACGGTTGTAATGAATAACTTAGGTATTGTGAATTACCCAGTTGAAGGTAAACGCGATGAACTATATGTGGGTGGTTTAGGTACAAAAGCAAAAGAAGCAGGCTTACAGTTTGAAGATAAGATTTTAACAATCAATGGTCAAACGGTTACTACTTGGGAAGAAGTTATTACAATTGCAAGAACTTATAATTTAAAAGAAGTATCATTAAGTGTATTAAGAGATGGCAATGTCGTTCCAAATATTCGTTATGAAGTATTTAGTTTAGAAACACTAGAAACAATTGGTACAGATGCAATCCAAATTAGAGTTGGATTTGATGTTGGATATGAATTTAACTTCTTATATAGTTTATATTACCCATTCGTGCATTTTGGTGAATCCATCAGTCAAATGGTTGGTACCATCGCATTATTAATCAATCCAAACTCAGGTATTGGGATTGGTGAATTATCAGGTCCGATTGGAATTTTCTCACTTGTACAAAATGCGGCAAGTCAAGGAATCTTCTCATTATTACTTTTCATTGCATTTTTATCAGTGAATATTGGATTAATGAATTTACTTCCAATTCCTGCACTTGATGGTGGAAGAATTCTATTCTTAGGCTATGAAGCCATTACAAAGAAAAAATTCCCAGCAAAAGTTGAGTTTTGGATTAATCAAATTAGCTTCTATGCATTAATTGCATTAATGATTTATGTGACGTTTGGTGACGTTGGAAGGCTATTTTAAGACGTTTTGAGCGAGTTATTCTCGCTCTTTTTGTTAGATTTTAGCACTTTATCAAAATAAATAGGAAAATTGTGTTATTTGCTGGATTTTTATTTTTAAATGTATATAATTATACAGGTAGCAACAAGAAAACTAAGTTGCAACAAATCAAATAAGTCTTTGAAAACTGAATGATGATGAACAATGAATTAAAAAAAATAAAGAGCTAAAATCAAACAAAAACATTTAATGGAGAGTTTGATCCTGGCTCAGGATGAACGCTGGCGGCGTGCCTAATACATGCAAGTCGAACGCTCTATAGCAATATAGGGAGTGGCGAACGGGTGAGTAACACGTAGATAACCTACCCTTACTTCGAGGATAACTTCGGGAAACTGGAGCTAATACTGGATAGGACATATTGAGGCATCTTAATATGTTTAAAGATTTATCGAGTAAGGAGGGGTCTGCGGCGCATTAGTTAGTTGGTGGGGTAAAGGCCTACCAAGACGATGATGCGTAGCCGGACTGAGAGGTCTACCGGCCACATTGGGACTGAGAACGGCCCAAACTCCTACGGGAGGCAGCAGTAGGGAATTTTCGGCAATGGGGGAAACCCTGACCGAGCAACGCCGCGTGAACGAAGAAGTTCTTCGGAATGTAAAGTTCTTTTATCTGGGAAGAAAAATAACCAAATTGACGGTACCAGATGAATAAGCCCCGGCTAACTATGTGCCAGCAGCCGCGGTAATACATAGGGGGCAAGCGTTATCCGGATTTACTGGGCGTAAAGGGTGCGTAGGTTGTTAATTAAGTTTCTGGTATAAGTGCAGTGCTCAACGCTGTGATGCTAGAAAAACTGGTTAGCTAGAGTAAGACAGAGGTAAGTGGAATTCCATGTGTAGCGGTAAAATGCGTAAATATATGGAGGAACACCAGTGGCGAAGGCGGCTTACTGGGTCTTTACTGACGCTGATGCACGAAAGCGTGGGGAGCAAACAGGATTAGATACCCTGGTAGTCCACGCCGTAAACGATGAGTACTAAGTGTTGGCCCTAAGGGTCAGTGCTGCAGCTAACGCATTAAGTACTCCGCCTGAGTAGTACGTACGCAAGTATGAAACTCAAAGGAATTGACGGGACCCCGCACAAGCGGTGGATCATGTTCTTTAATTCGTCGATACGCGAAAAACCTTACCAGGTCTTGACATACTCTGCAATGGCTTAGAAATAAGTTCGGAGGTTAACAGATGTACAGGTGGTGCACGGTTGTCGTCAGCTCGTGTCGTGAGATGTTGGGTTAAGTCCCGCAACGAGCGCAACCCTTATTGCTAGTTACCATCATTAAGTTGGGGACTCTAGCGAGACTGCCAGTGATAAACTGGAGGAAGGTGGGGATGACGTCAAATCATCATGCCCCTTATGACCTGGGCTAGAAACGTGATACAATGGCAAATACAAAGAGAAGCAAGAGGGTGACCTGGAGCGAATCTCATAAAAATTGTCTCAGTTCGGATTGAAGTCTGCAACTCGACTTCATGAAGTTGGAATCGCTAGTAATCGCAGATCAGCATGCTGCGGTGAATACGTTCTCGGGGTTTGTACACACCGCCCGTCAAACCACGAAAGTGAACAATACCCAAAGCCGGTGGCCTAACCCGAAAGGGAGGGAGCCGTCTAAGGTAGGGTTCATGATTGGGGTTAAGTCGTAACAAGGTATCCCTACGGGAACGTGGGGATGGATCACCTCCTTTCTAAGGAGAAAGGCTTACTAATAATAAGCAAAAATAGCTTAGTAGCATAAGCTAAACAATTTCTTCATGTTCATCATATTCAGTTTTGAGAGACTTATGTTTCTCAGAAAAAAGTATCAAATTGAGTCTTTGAAAAGTAGATAAATGATGTCAGAAATGATTAAAAAAGGTTAAGGAAGAAAGGGCATGCAGTGGATGCCTTGGCACCAAGAGGCGATGAAGGACGGAACTAACACCGAAATGCCGGGAGTAGCTGTAAGTAAGCGACGATCCCCGGATGTCCGAATGGGGGAACCCACCATGTGGAAGACATGGTACAGTCGTAAGACTGAGCGACACGCAGGGAATTGAAATATCTCACGTACCTGCAGGAAAAGAAAGTAAAAACGATTCTGTCAGTAGCGACGAGCGAACGCGGAGGAGCCAGATAACTAAGGTTACAAAATCATATCATAGGTGAACGACTTGGGAAGGTCGGGCATAGAGGGTGATACCCCCGTAATCGAAATGGTATGATCCATGTTATCAAAAAGTAGGGCGGGACACGAGAAATCCCGTTTGAAGATAGGAGGACCATCTCCTAAGGCTAAATACTACTTGGTGACCGATAGTGAACCAGTACAGTGATGGAAAGGTGAAAAGAACCCCGGGAGGGGAGTGAAAGAGAACCTGAAACTGTGTGCTTACAAATAGTCAGAGCCCGTTAATGGGTGATGGCATGCCTTTTGTAGAATGAACCGGCGAGTTACGTTACATAGCAAGGTTAAGGATGAAGGTCCGGAGCCGAAGCGAAAGCGAGTCTGAATAGGGCGACTAAGTTGTGTGATGTAGACCCGAAACTGGGTGATTTAGCCATGAGCAGGTTGAAGTAAGGGTAGTACCTTATGGAGGACCGAACCGGTGTTGGTTGAAAACAGCTCGGATGACTTGTGGCTAGGGGAGAAATTCCAATCGAACTCAGAGATAGCTGGTTCTCCCCGAAATATCTTTAGGGATAGCGTTAGAAAAAAGATTTGTCGAAGGTAGAGCACTGAATGTGTGATGGCCCCACCTCGGGGTACTGAACACAATCAAACTACGAATGTCGGCAAATGCGTCTAGCAGTCAGACTACGGGTGATAAGGTTCGTGGTCAAAAGGGAAAGAGCCCAGACCGCCAGATAAGGTCCCAAAATATATGCTAAGTGGAAAAGGAAGTGGAGATGCACAAACAACCAGGATGTTGGCTTAGAAGCAGCCATCATTTAAAGAGTGCGTAAAAGCTCACTGGTCGAGTGACTCTGCGCCGAAAATGTACCGGGGCTAAGCATATTACCGAAGCTGCGGATTTAAAGTAAAGAATATTTTAAGTGGTAGGGGAGCGTTCCCGTTGCGGAGAAGCATGATCGTAAGGACATGTGGAGCGGCGGGAAGTGAGAATGCCGGTGTGAGTAACGAAAAGACAGGTGAGAATCCTGTCCGTCATAAACCCAAGGTTTCCAGGGGAAGGTTCGTCCGCCCTGGGTAAGTCGGGACCTAAGGTGAGGCTGAAAAGCGTAGCCGATGGATAACTAGTAGAGATTCTAGTACCAGTGTAATGACTGATGGAGTGACAGAGGAGGATAGGCTCCCGCTCTTAGTGGATTGAGCGAAAAGAGTACGAGGCTGTGTCTTAGGCAAATCCGGGACACATAAGGCTGAGGCTTGATGGAGTACGAGTTCAGACTCTCTAGAAAAGCTTCTAGGGTTAATCATTATACTGCCCGTACCGTAAACCGACACAGGTGGGTGAGTAGAATATATTAAGACGCGCGAGAAAACTGTTGTTAAGGAACTCGGCAAATTGACCCCGTAACTTAGGGAAAAGGGGGACTTAAATGAAAAAATTAAGTCGCAGAGAAAAGGCCCAAGCGACTGTTTAGCAAAAACACAGCTCTCTGCAAAACCGTAAGGTGAAGTATAGAGGGTGACGCTTGCCCGGTGCTGGAAGATTAAGAGGAGATGTCAGGGGTAACCTAAAGCATTGAATTGAAGTCCCAGTAAACGGCGGCCGTAACTATAACGGTCCTAAGGTAGCGAAATTCCTTGGCGGGTAAGTTCCGTCCTGCACGAAAAGCGTAACGATTTGGGCACTGTCTCAACAACAGACTCGGTGAAATCAAGCTGCCGGTGAAAACGCCGGCTACCCGCGATTAGACGAAAAGACCCCATGGAGCTTCACTGTAACTTGATATTGAAATTGGGTGTAAGATGTACAGGATAGGTAGGACGCTATGAAGTTGGTACGCTAGTATCGATGGAGCGGTCGTTGGGATACTACCCTTCGTGCACTTAGTTTCTAACTCGCCGGAGTGGATCCGGGAGGACAGTGTCTGGTGGGCAGTTTGACTGGGGCGGTCGCCTCCTAAAGAGTAACGGAGGCGCTCGAAGGTTACCTCAGAACGGTCGGAAATCGTTCTATAGAGTGCAATGGCAGAAGGTAGCTTGACTGCGAGACAAACAAGTCGAGCAGGGACGAAAGTCGGACATAGTGATCTTACGGTACCGAATGGAAGGGCCGTGACTCAACGGATAAAAGTTACCCTGGGGATAACAGGCTTATCGCTTCCAAGCGTTCACAGCGACGAAGCGGTTTGGCACCTCGATGTCGGCTCGTCGCATCCTGGAGCTGGAGTAGGTTCCAAGGGTTGGGCTGTTCGCCCATTAAAGCGGCACGCGAGCTGGGTTCAGAACGTCGTGAGACAGTTCGGTCTCTATCTATCGTGGGCGTTGGAAATTTGAAGGGAGCTGTCCTTAGTATGAGAAGACCGGGATGGACATACCTCTGGTGCACCAATTGGCATTCCAGTGCCACAGTTGGGTAGCTATGTATGGAAGGGATAAACGCTGAAAGCATCTAAGCGTGAAGCCCACCTTAAGATGAGATTTCCCAATTAGTAAGACCCCTTGAAGACGACAAGGTTGATAGGTCAGGTGTGTAAGCACAGTGATGTGTTTAGCTTACTGATACTAATAGGTCGAGGACTTAACCTTAAGTAATTAAATTTACAAATAAACATTTCTGAAAAATCATTTATCTAGTTTTGAGAGTATATGTCTGGTGACGATGGCGAGGTGGATCCACCTGTTCCCATCCCGAACACAGAAGTTAAGCACCTCAGCGCCGAAGATAGTTAATACAAATAGCAAAAATAGGACGTTGCCAGGCATTATCTCATTATGATATAATATAAATAGCATTGAAGCCTACCTAGCTCAGTTGGTTAGAGCACCTGACTGTTAATCAGGGGGTCGCCTGTTCGAGCCAGGCGGTGGGCGCCATTCTTAAAATTGGAAGAGTCTTAGGACTCGTTTTTTTATTTTTATAGCTAAAAATGATAATCTGAAGTATAAAAGAGAAGAATTTTTAAATTAATGTGGAAAAGTATAGAAACTAAAAAATTGTACTTTACAAAAGTAATATAATGTATTATCATTTATATGGTTTTAAAATCAATGTCTGGTGATGATGGCGAGGTGGATCCACCTGTTCCCATCCCGAACACAGAAGTTAAGCACCTATAGCGCCGAAGATAGTTAATACAAATAGCAAAAATAGGACGTTGCCAGGCAAGATTTTAAACCATTATGGAGGCTTAGCTCAGCTGGGAGAGCATCTGCCTTACAAGCAGAGGGTCGGCGGTTCGATCCCGTCAGCCTCCACCATTTAATTTAATTTACTAATTTATATAAAAGAGGATGTTCATTAAGATTAAATTTGAGTTCACTTGACTCATTTTTTTATGAGCAAAGATGATCTAGTAACCTTTATATATAAATAGCCGTATAAAGAACTTAAATAGCATGAGAAACTGCATAAAAAAACAATCAAAATTAATTTATTTAAGGATTTAATATATTATTTAAAAACCTTAAGAAAAATACCAAAATATTTGATTAAAATCTGATTAAATAAGGTTTTAAATAATCTTGAAAAAAAGTTAAAAAAGATGTTGACTTAATATTTGAGTTGTTATACAATAAAGAAGTCGCCAAAAACGACAAACAAAAAAATCCAATTCTTATCTTATAGATAACCTATTCGAGACTATAAAAAATACTTTTTAAAAAAGTTAAAAAAGTAGTTGACAAGGCTGAAAATAAGTGATAGAATGATTAGGCTGTCAAACGACAGCGCAATCAAATAAGTCTTTGAAAACTGAATGATGATGAACAATGAATTAAAAAAAATAAAGAGCTAAAATCAAACAAAAACATTTAATGGAGAGTTTGATCCTGGCTCAGGATGAACGCTGGCGGCGTGCCTAATACATGCAAGTCGAACGCTCTATAGCAATATAGGGAGTGGCGAACGGGTGAGTAACACGTAGATAACCTACCCTTACTTCGAGGATAACTTCGGGAAACTGGAGCTAATACTGGATAGGACATATTGAGGCATCTTAATATGTTTAAAGATTTATCGAGTAAGGAGGGGTCTGCGGCGCATTAGTTAGTTGGTGGGGTAAAGGCCTACCAAGACGATGATGCGTAGCCGGACTGAGAGGTCTACCGGCCACATTGGGACTGAGAACGGCCCAAACTCCTACGGGAGGCAGCAGTAGGGAATTTTCGGCAATGGGGGAAACCCTGACCGAGCAACGCCGCGTGAACGAAGAAGTTCTTCGGAATGTAAAGTTCTTTTATCTGGGAAGAAAAATAACCAAATTGACGGTACCAGATGAATAAGCCCCGGCTAACTATGTGCCAGCAGCCGCGGTAATACATAGGGGGCAAGCGTTATCCGGATTTACTG of the Acholeplasma hippikon genome contains:
- a CDS encoding branched-chain amino acid aminotransferase; this encodes MFKVFSCYNASNQKGVVMVASGFKYNGTKKVFFAKYKDGKWENGSLTDSLNFEISALASALQYGQSVFEGLKAYRAKDGRTLMFRVDKNYERLLRSSARLLIPEIPKELFYEGILETVKANRELVPSYESKGALYVRPSIIGTESVLGIRSANEFLFFVVASPVGNYFNDGFKPIKLYATDFDRAAPNGLGSYKAGANYAGSLYAKKEAVEMGYDDCLYLDPKTHTKLDECGASNVIVITHDNKFMTPQSDSILPSITNNSLQILAKDYLKMEIIRKEIHLDELDGLKEFGAVGTAAVISPVGLIHHHGRDIRFKSHDILEKLYGLLTGIQFGDINENYGWVIEV
- the uppS gene encoding polyprenyl diphosphate synthase, whose protein sequence is MRNISNLPNHIAIILDGNGRWAKKRGLPRQLGHYQGALNLVTIANYANERGIKQLTVYAFSTENWKRPKEEVDYLMTKPVEMIEKNIEKFKSSTIKIQVKGRRDRIPEALLNSIVNLENITKDHTGLVLNVCLDYGAYDELITAMRLAKEISIEEIEKNLMVKDAVDLLIRTSGEMRVSNFLLWQIAYAEFYFTKKHWPAFSKKELEKALKSYSKRQRRFGGLNK
- a CDS encoding phosphatidate cytidylyltransferase, which encodes MKQRIITGIILALLLVPIVSINHPVVFIIFQIVLIAAVIIASYEMLHMYEKEKKINIWVKIVIVLTTIVTYFNVGGLVNQINFYKEPSFHLITFTLQPVVITSFITVIMLALLVFVDDFSGADIGKAFTIVNYVGLGFASITMLRYMGVRFIIYIALIASMTDIFAYFVGVKFGKHKMAPNISPKKSWEGAIGGTIMGTLIASSFALFYGNIFTPDGFLGELLNPDRYMTIFDNFTTLGNEPLHIQAMIIIPITLLGTIAGQIGDLVASKFKRTYQIKDFGKIMPGHGGVLDRFDSILFIGLLFLGIFIAITVAYPII
- the rseP gene encoding RIP metalloprotease RseP produces the protein MQILDTVFNIIIFLLSLTLIVSLHELGHFLLAKKAGILIHEYSIGMGPAIYRKKKGETYYAVRVLPLGGYVAMSGEDRENQLLKKDQVVGLVLNENQVVTEILLDQSTKKPSVVGKVVSFDLFGRDMAPLFIELEVSGALTRYEVDRKARYLYGVKNELQITPAESSFETKTLWQRFLVLFCGPLMNFILALVLVFIVALVQGKPSNSNVVNNSSNPALLKGDVITKIGDIEVSNLTEVSNALSNINSHKVSMVVLRNGELQTIEVYLTVVMNNLGIVNYPVEGKRDELYVGGLGTKAKEAGLQFEDKILTINGQTVTTWEEVITIARTYNLKEVSLSVLRDGNVVPNIRYEVFSLETLETIGTDAIQIRVGFDVGYEFNFLYSLYYPFVHFGESISQMVGTIALLINPNSGIGIGELSGPIGIFSLVQNAASQGIFSLLLFIAFLSVNIGLMNLLPIPALDGGRILFLGYEAITKKKFPAKVEFWINQISFYALIALMIYVTFGDVGRLF